Proteins encoded together in one Candidatus Cloacimonadota bacterium window:
- a CDS encoding S24 family peptidase, whose amino-acid sequence MEPNILHEDIVVIKQELDWELANEKVSAVRADDGVTLKKVELDHANKRIILQPFNIDYKVQILDPDQGLDIYLIGVLS is encoded by the coding sequence CCTACATGAAGACATCGTAGTCATCAAACAGGAGCTTGATTGGGAATTGGCGAATGAAAAGGTCAGTGCAGTCCGTGCTGATGATGGTGTCACACTCAAGAAAGTGGAACTCGATCACGCCAATAAACGTATTATCTTACAGCCATTTAATATAGACTACAAAGTCCAGATATTAGACCCGGATCAGGGTCTCGATATATATCTGATCGGAGTTTTGTCA